One stretch of Pseudomonas sp. NC02 DNA includes these proteins:
- a CDS encoding LysR family transcriptional regulator produces the protein MDITDELEIFTLVAETASFSAAARRLNLAPSSIARVLDRMEARLGVRLLLRTTRSLTVTPEGAAYLSCARRILTDLRETEQQITDQSSPRGRLRVSSSLLYGRTFVIPLLGEFIQRYPDILVDINLTDTVVDIAAGQADVAVRLGPLPDSSLTSRRLGATHKVIIAAPSYLARRGTPQVPEDLLDHDCIGFNFKRAAPTWPFRKDGHDYSLTIKGHVETNNGDTQGQLAAEGIGIARVCAETVADAIQAGRLVPLLEAFNPGDGEEIHAVFLGGTHTPARVRCFVDYLVERFQ, from the coding sequence GTGGACATAACGGACGAACTGGAAATCTTTACCCTCGTGGCCGAGACCGCGAGTTTCTCGGCGGCCGCGCGTCGCTTGAACCTTGCGCCCTCCTCCATCGCGCGGGTGCTGGACCGCATGGAGGCCCGGCTGGGCGTACGCCTGTTGTTGCGAACCACGCGCTCACTGACCGTGACCCCGGAGGGCGCCGCCTATCTGTCGTGCGCCCGGCGGATCCTCACGGACCTGCGGGAAACCGAACAGCAGATTACCGACCAGAGTTCACCCCGCGGGCGCCTGCGTGTCAGCAGTTCGCTGCTGTATGGCAGGACCTTCGTGATCCCGTTGTTGGGCGAGTTCATTCAGCGTTACCCGGACATCCTGGTGGACATCAACCTGACCGACACCGTGGTCGACATCGCCGCCGGGCAAGCCGACGTCGCAGTGCGATTGGGCCCGCTGCCCGACAGCAGCCTGACGTCCCGCCGGCTGGGCGCCACCCACAAGGTCATCATTGCTGCGCCGAGCTATCTGGCACGACGCGGCACGCCGCAGGTGCCGGAAGACCTGCTGGATCACGACTGCATCGGTTTCAACTTCAAGCGTGCGGCGCCCACCTGGCCGTTTCGCAAGGATGGCCACGACTATTCACTGACGATCAAGGGCCATGTCGAAACCAATAACGGTGACACCCAGGGCCAATTGGCGGCCGAGGGCATCGGCATCGCGCGGGTCTGCGCCGAGACCGTGGCGGACGCCATTCAGGCGGGTCGGCTGGTGCCGCTGCTGGAGGCATTCAATCCCGGCGATGGCGAAGAGATCCATGCCGTGTTCCTCGGCGGTACCCACACGCCGGCGCGGGTCCGGTGTTTTGTCGACTACCTGGTTGAGCGGTTCCAGTAG
- a CDS encoding fatty acid desaturase, with amino-acid sequence MKVLEGAIEIDRPTTDQEKIDKVTRSITDHGNYLRKRYPILQHQDALGASVMAFSLIGMVITGGLYLKGFIPAWMCILVNALLTSFIHEIEHDLIHRLYFRKQPLAHNAMMLFCWLARPGMPSPWLRRSLHFHHHKESGTDSDVEAWITTSGSPWGILRLLKLVDGFVFGFLNAVFAPGWRQKVKLLGKIIRLNTPFGLLYWGCWYVFLGYHLYVWLGSVTGMEVHSSATTLELMDIVNSAVVILIAPNMIRQFCLFFISSNMHYYGDVAPRNALQQTQVMNPWWLWPFQLFCFNFGSTHSIHHFVVRDPFYLRQMTAPYAHKVMAQAGVRFNDFGTYKRANRFSMEHSQTRSRG; translated from the coding sequence ATGAAAGTCTTGGAAGGCGCCATCGAAATTGATCGCCCAACTACCGATCAGGAAAAGATTGATAAGGTAACCCGCAGTATTACCGATCATGGGAACTACCTGCGAAAGCGTTATCCGATCCTGCAGCACCAGGATGCTCTGGGCGCGAGTGTCATGGCGTTTTCCCTGATAGGGATGGTCATTACGGGAGGGCTCTATCTAAAGGGTTTTATCCCCGCATGGATGTGTATTCTGGTCAATGCGCTGCTGACTTCGTTCATTCATGAAATCGAACATGACCTGATTCATCGCCTTTATTTTAGAAAACAGCCGCTGGCCCATAATGCCATGATGCTCTTCTGCTGGCTGGCACGCCCGGGTATGCCCAGCCCGTGGCTAAGACGCAGTCTGCACTTTCATCACCATAAGGAGTCCGGAACTGATTCTGATGTTGAAGCCTGGATCACCACGAGCGGCAGTCCTTGGGGAATACTGCGATTACTGAAACTGGTGGACGGATTTGTATTTGGTTTTCTAAATGCGGTGTTTGCCCCTGGATGGCGGCAAAAGGTAAAATTGTTAGGCAAGATCATTCGGCTCAATACACCATTCGGGCTTCTGTATTGGGGGTGCTGGTATGTGTTCCTCGGCTACCACCTGTATGTCTGGCTTGGGTCAGTTACCGGGATGGAGGTTCACAGTTCAGCTACGACGCTGGAATTAATGGATATCGTCAATAGCGCAGTGGTTATTCTTATAGCGCCCAATATGATACGGCAGTTCTGCCTGTTCTTTATAAGTTCAAATATGCACTATTACGGCGATGTTGCCCCGCGTAACGCATTACAACAAACCCAGGTGATGAACCCTTGGTGGCTGTGGCCGTTCCAGTTGTTCTGTTTTAACTTTGGCAGCACTCACAGCATCCATCACTTCGTGGTGAGAGACCCGTTTTATCTGCGTCAGATGACGGCACCTTATGCTCATAAAGTCATGGCCCAGGCCGGTGTCAGGTTCAATGACTTCGGCACCTACAAACGAGCCAATCGCTTTTCCATGGAGCACTCCCAAACTCGGTCTCGTGGGTGA
- a CDS encoding GGDEF domain-containing protein, whose product MALDPITILVLTIALAGAAALYLAVEWRNVREPSLLYWTAGFAIISVGSTLALLRASGLLLIGIWFANGLLITAHWLFLLGVARFTQVRLSRAWYLMFVAWFAMLLLPEGQSWSRAMLLANSLLVALPTLRASFLLRPHGRSLSVGAVQLRYVLLAHGLFYLAKSLVAIVPGTLIDLTAFRGEIIQVSLVEGAMAIMLIALSMTGTERYRREEQIARLAARDPLTALYNRRALEMRAPSLLSEVSQARPGALLLIDIDNFKLINDLYGHTAGDRLLVALSEMIRAQLPDDSLAARLGGDEFVILLNDTSNARIVALGSALREQFHQAASQAFATPEAVTLSIGASLFDTPPASLAALIEQGDAALYESKRGGRNRIRLVDRTAVGAD is encoded by the coding sequence ATGGCGCTCGACCCCATCACCATACTGGTCCTCACCATCGCACTGGCAGGCGCCGCCGCGCTGTACCTGGCCGTCGAGTGGCGCAATGTCCGCGAGCCATCGCTGCTGTACTGGACTGCCGGTTTCGCCATCATCAGCGTGGGCAGCACCCTGGCGCTGTTGCGGGCCAGCGGCCTGCTGTTGATCGGCATCTGGTTCGCCAACGGATTGCTGATCACCGCCCACTGGCTGTTCCTGCTGGGCGTTGCGCGTTTCACCCAGGTGCGCCTGTCTCGCGCCTGGTACCTGATGTTCGTGGCCTGGTTTGCGATGCTGCTGTTGCCGGAAGGACAGTCGTGGTCCAGGGCCATGCTGCTGGCCAACTCGCTGCTGGTTGCCCTGCCGACCCTGCGGGCCAGTTTCCTGTTGCGCCCCCATGGCCGATCACTCAGCGTGGGCGCGGTGCAACTGCGCTATGTGCTGCTGGCCCACGGGCTGTTCTATCTGGCCAAGTCGCTGGTGGCGATCGTGCCGGGGACACTGATCGACCTGACGGCGTTTCGTGGCGAGATCATTCAGGTGTCGCTGGTGGAAGGCGCCATGGCGATCATGCTAATTGCATTGTCGATGACCGGCACCGAGCGCTACCGCCGTGAGGAACAGATTGCACGGTTGGCCGCCCGCGACCCGTTGACCGCGCTGTACAACCGCCGCGCTCTTGAAATGCGCGCGCCGAGCCTGCTGAGCGAGGTGTCGCAGGCCCGGCCAGGTGCCCTGCTGTTGATCGACATCGACAATTTCAAGCTGATCAACGACCTGTACGGCCATACCGCGGGCGACCGGCTGCTGGTGGCCCTGAGCGAGATGATTCGCGCGCAGTTGCCCGATGATTCGCTGGCGGCGCGGTTGGGTGGCGACGAGTTCGTGATCCTGCTTAATGACACCTCGAACGCGCGCATTGTCGCGCTGGGCAGCGCCCTGCGCGAACAGTTTCATCAGGCTGCCTCGCAGGCCTTCGCCACGCCCGAAGCGGTGACATTGAGCATCGGCGCCAGCCTGTTCGACACGCCCCCCGCCAGCCTCGCGGCCTTGATCGAACAAGGCGACGCGGCGCTGTATGAATCCAAGCGCGGTGGACGCAACCGTATTCGTCTGGTGGACCGGACGGCGGTGGGCGCCGATTGA
- a CDS encoding recombinase family protein, whose translation MRLHRIKYVRRALKEPEGGAEKITSDDVFDAVFCDEPAENAANPAGLERLLRYLQCGDTVVVDSMAALTSSTEQLCAIIRRLIEKQVTLECLNENLVFRHDCLEVVESIIAVMELIAEFERAAMRERQAAGIASAKNRGTYRGRKKKLSDNQVVNLIDRATAGESRSKLARDFEISRQTLYRYLRSR comes from the coding sequence ATGAGATTGCATCGCATCAAATATGTCCGGCGCGCTCTAAAAGAGCCCGAGGGTGGCGCAGAGAAAATAACAAGCGACGATGTATTTGATGCCGTGTTTTGCGATGAGCCGGCAGAAAATGCCGCGAATCCTGCAGGCCTGGAAAGGCTACTCCGCTACCTGCAGTGCGGGGATACCGTGGTGGTGGACAGCATGGCAGCGCTGACTTCAAGCACGGAGCAGCTGTGCGCCATCATTCGCCGGTTGATTGAAAAGCAGGTCACGCTGGAGTGTTTGAACGAAAACCTGGTTTTCCGGCATGACTGTCTTGAAGTCGTGGAGTCGATCATTGCGGTAATGGAGCTGATTGCAGAGTTCGAGCGCGCTGCGATGAGGGAAAGACAGGCGGCGGGAATTGCCAGTGCAAAGAATCGTGGGACTTATAGAGGTCGCAAGAAAAAGCTGTCTGACAATCAGGTTGTAAACTTGATTGACCGGGCCACTGCAGGAGAAAGTAGATCCAAATTGGCGCGTGATTTTGAAATCAGTCGGCAGACGCTCTATCGGTACCTGAGGTCCAGATAG
- a CDS encoding LysR family transcriptional regulator, with translation MREISLDRLRTLVAIADLGSFAEAARMLNLAPPTVSLHIADLEARVGGKLLSRTRGRVQPSAIGETLVERARRLLADAEQALEDVERQVQGLAGRVRLGASTGAIAQLLPQALETLSQHHPAIDVQVAVLTSQDTLKKLAEGALEIGLVALPQAPVKGLRIEPWRRDPVMAFLPARQECPEVVTPAWLAAQPLILNDNTTRLSRLTSEWFANDGYQPTARIQLNYNDAIKSLVAAGYGATLLPHEASTPLHDTRIAMRPLQPLLWRQLGIAHRAGEVERPTQHVLDVLWGLSAG, from the coding sequence ATGCGCGAAATCAGCCTGGACCGCCTGCGTACGTTGGTGGCGATTGCCGACCTCGGTTCGTTCGCCGAGGCCGCCCGCATGCTTAACCTGGCGCCACCCACCGTCAGCCTGCACATCGCCGACCTGGAGGCGCGAGTGGGCGGCAAGCTGCTATCGCGTACCCGTGGGCGGGTGCAGCCTTCAGCGATTGGCGAAACCCTGGTGGAGCGCGCGCGCCGCTTGTTGGCGGATGCCGAGCAGGCGCTTGAAGACGTGGAGCGACAGGTGCAGGGGCTGGCGGGGCGGGTGCGCCTGGGAGCCTCAACCGGAGCCATCGCACAGTTGCTGCCGCAAGCCCTGGAAACCTTGAGCCAACATCATCCCGCCATTGATGTGCAGGTGGCAGTGCTCACGTCGCAGGACACATTGAAGAAGCTGGCCGAGGGCGCCCTGGAGATCGGCCTGGTGGCGCTGCCCCAGGCACCGGTGAAGGGCTTGCGGATCGAGCCCTGGCGGCGCGACCCGGTCATGGCGTTTTTGCCGGCGCGCCAGGAATGCCCCGAGGTGGTAACACCCGCCTGGCTGGCTGCCCAGCCGTTAATCCTGAATGACAACACCACCCGGCTTTCGCGCCTGACCTCGGAGTGGTTTGCCAATGACGGCTACCAGCCGACGGCGCGTATTCAGCTGAATTACAACGACGCAATCAAAAGCCTGGTGGCCGCCGGTTACGGGGCCACGTTGTTGCCCCATGAAGCGTCCACGCCCTTGCACGACACCCGGATTGCGATGCGGCCGTTGCAACCGTTGCTGTGGCGGCAACTGGGGATCGCCCATCGCGCCGGGGAGGTTGAGCGGCCTACGCAACATGTGTTGGACGTGTTGTGGGGATTGAGTGCGGGGTAG
- a CDS encoding ATPase AAA produces MQRIVILGNAGSGKSTLARALGQRLGLPVVHLDTLFWSPGWVEPDAEQFRTRVRDAVAADGWVCEGNYARRTFDLRLPRADLIIWLDTPRLTCFTRVILRSALNRPRPDIPAGCTEKLDREFLTFLKYVWTFDRGHRPGIEAVRLAAGPSVPVVHLRGGQQIAEFLERLPAASEGCLE; encoded by the coding sequence ATGCAACGCATCGTGATTCTCGGTAATGCGGGCAGCGGAAAATCCACCCTCGCCCGCGCCCTCGGACAACGCCTGGGCCTGCCCGTGGTGCACCTGGACACCCTGTTCTGGTCGCCCGGCTGGGTCGAGCCCGACGCCGAGCAGTTCCGTACCCGCGTGCGCGACGCCGTTGCCGCCGATGGCTGGGTGTGTGAAGGCAACTATGCGCGGCGCACGTTCGACCTGCGCCTGCCCCGTGCCGATTTGATCATCTGGCTCGACACGCCACGGCTCACCTGCTTTACCCGGGTGATCCTGCGCAGTGCGCTGAACCGCCCGCGCCCGGATATTCCCGCCGGCTGTACCGAGAAACTCGACCGGGAGTTCCTGACATTCCTGAAGTACGTGTGGACGTTTGATCGCGGCCACCGGCCAGGTATCGAGGCGGTGCGGTTGGCGGCAGGCCCGTCGGTGCCCGTGGTGCACTTGCGCGGTGGCCAGCAGATCGCCGAGTTTCTCGAGCGCTTGCCCGCAGCATCTGAAGGCTGCCTTGAATAG
- a CDS encoding epoxide hydrolase family protein: MILPYTINIPDERLVAFRDKVAAYDWTQLPDLGGWKSGVGVRDLQRLVAYWLESYDWRRVEKHLNQLPNFITEIEGEHLHFLHVRGDGSRPPILLLHGWPGSYLEFEALLEPLAADGHDVIVPSLPGFAFSSPITGVIGPRRAAELMHGLMARLFGPTRFIVQGGDWGSGIAGWMAHDRPEALLGIHLNMADLLAQGTVATTPEEEAFIARRDVLIDWETGYNHQQETRPQTLGVALADSPVGAAGWILEKIGTWADLPTTADGSPDLWGTFTEEQLLTNIMLYLAPSSMVTATWMYHGKRLEGSSKFPVGTRIQVPTGFAAFRDPVFVPPPRSFAEKTFNIVHWSEMPAGGHFAAWEQPALMLADLRAFIATVSA; the protein is encoded by the coding sequence ATGATCTTGCCCTACACCATCAATATCCCCGACGAACGTCTTGTGGCCTTCCGCGACAAAGTCGCCGCCTACGATTGGACCCAGCTTCCCGATTTGGGAGGGTGGAAGTCGGGCGTAGGCGTGCGCGACCTTCAGCGCCTGGTCGCTTACTGGCTGGAATCCTATGATTGGCGCCGGGTCGAAAAACACCTCAACCAACTGCCCAACTTCATCACCGAGATTGAGGGCGAGCACCTGCATTTTCTCCATGTGCGGGGCGACGGTTCCAGGCCGCCGATCCTGCTGCTCCATGGCTGGCCAGGTTCGTACCTGGAGTTCGAGGCGCTGCTGGAACCGCTGGCGGCTGACGGACACGATGTGATCGTGCCGTCGCTTCCGGGGTTTGCATTCTCCAGTCCGATCACCGGAGTGATTGGCCCACGTCGGGCAGCCGAACTCATGCACGGGCTGATGGCCCGGCTGTTCGGGCCAACCCGCTTCATCGTTCAGGGCGGTGACTGGGGTTCGGGCATCGCCGGTTGGATGGCCCACGATCGGCCCGAGGCGTTACTTGGGATTCACCTGAACATGGCCGACCTGCTGGCCCAGGGCACCGTTGCGACCACGCCGGAGGAGGAGGCTTTCATCGCCCGGCGTGACGTGCTGATCGACTGGGAAACCGGCTACAACCACCAGCAGGAAACCCGCCCGCAGACCCTGGGTGTCGCGCTGGCCGACAGCCCGGTGGGGGCCGCGGGATGGATCCTCGAAAAAATCGGCACATGGGCCGATCTGCCCACTACCGCCGATGGCAGCCCGGATCTCTGGGGCACCTTTACCGAGGAGCAACTGCTGACCAACATCATGTTGTATCTCGCGCCATCTTCCATGGTCACCGCGACGTGGATGTATCACGGCAAGCGTCTTGAGGGATCGTCAAAATTCCCGGTCGGCACCCGCATCCAGGTGCCGACCGGATTTGCCGCCTTTCGTGATCCGGTGTTCGTGCCGCCGCCGCGCTCATTTGCCGAAAAGACCTTCAACATCGTGCACTGGAGCGAGATGCCCGCCGGTGGTCACTTCGCGGCCTGGGAGCAGCCGGCGTTGATGCTGGCGGACCTGCGCGCCTTTATCGCTACGGTCTCGGCTTGA
- a CDS encoding EstA family serine hydrolase: MKAQGICAKQFEAVKQAFEDMFDDPQERGAGLCVQVGAEIVVDLWAGMADQAGTKPWTRDTLANTFCVIKPYVAVAVLMLVEAGKLELDAPVARYWPEFARSGKAKVTLRQVMNHTAGLPALRGPDHNPMMYDWEHMLRLLEAEPLWWEPGTDLGYGTTTFGWILGELIRRVDGRDPCVFIHEEILDPHELDVHLGVNEEHFHRIARFDSATGRVGDPYSQALRTVVKNEPSHIATLAFTNPGMVPRRTSDPRWWAYRQPAVCGHGSAHGLAGFYSALMAGNFIGPELLTEFSREHSHGMDRVWMRPMRYGLGCMLEQQRDPTASHAMGPNTFGHIGLGGPISFADPEKQVSFGFVTTTSGSHSMIDPRPRRLSSLVYAAL, from the coding sequence ATGAAAGCGCAAGGGATATGTGCGAAGCAGTTTGAAGCGGTCAAGCAGGCCTTCGAGGACATGTTCGATGATCCGCAGGAACGTGGGGCCGGCCTGTGCGTGCAGGTAGGCGCAGAGATCGTTGTCGACCTGTGGGCCGGCATGGCAGACCAGGCGGGCACGAAACCCTGGACCCGCGATACGCTGGCCAATACCTTCTGCGTAATAAAACCCTATGTCGCGGTGGCCGTCCTGATGTTGGTTGAGGCGGGCAAGCTGGAGCTGGATGCACCCGTGGCCCGTTACTGGCCCGAGTTCGCCCGGAGCGGGAAAGCAAAGGTCACCCTGCGCCAGGTGATGAACCATACCGCAGGCCTGCCGGCGCTGCGGGGGCCCGACCATAACCCCATGATGTATGACTGGGAGCACATGCTGCGACTGCTGGAGGCCGAGCCGCTGTGGTGGGAACCGGGAACAGACCTGGGCTACGGCACCACCACGTTTGGCTGGATCCTCGGCGAGTTGATTCGCCGGGTGGACGGACGAGATCCCTGTGTGTTTATCCACGAAGAGATTCTCGATCCCCATGAGTTGGACGTGCACCTTGGCGTGAACGAAGAACACTTTCATCGTATCGCGCGTTTCGACAGTGCCACGGGACGAGTCGGTGACCCTTACTCGCAGGCGTTGCGAACCGTGGTGAAAAACGAGCCGTCGCATATCGCGACGCTCGCCTTCACCAACCCCGGAATGGTGCCCAGACGAACCAGTGACCCTCGCTGGTGGGCCTACCGGCAACCCGCCGTGTGTGGACACGGTTCGGCTCACGGCCTGGCCGGTTTCTACAGTGCATTGATGGCAGGAAACTTTATCGGTCCCGAGCTGCTTACTGAATTCAGCCGTGAGCACAGTCATGGCATGGATCGAGTATGGATGCGCCCCATGCGTTATGGATTGGGTTGCATGCTGGAGCAGCAACGCGACCCGACGGCTTCCCATGCAATGGGCCCGAACACCTTTGGCCATATCGGGCTTGGTGGCCCGATCAGTTTCGCTGATCCCGAAAAACAAGTGAGCTTCGGTTTTGTCACCACGACTTCGGGCAGCCATTCGATGATTGATCCACGCCCCCGCCGACTTTCATCCCTTGTCTATGCGGCGCTTTGA
- a CDS encoding alpha/beta fold hydrolase, with translation MPFTHTQLPIVVADVPLNIAAIHRAGTLAPIVFLHGFGSTKEDYADIVQQPAFDGHPFLAYDAPGCGESHCDDLSKISIPFLLQTALQVLEHFNIERFHLVGHSMGGLTALMLAHQFPGRVLSFVDIEGNIAPEDCFLSRQIVDYPADDPEAFFSAFIERTRQAPAYASALYSASLRHKVRAGAVRGIFQSMVELSDNADLMGKFLGLECPRMFMYGEQNAHLSYLAHIQAQGVRLAPIARCGHFPMYSNPIAMWQQIADFQHG, from the coding sequence ATGCCATTCACCCACACACAACTCCCCATCGTCGTCGCCGATGTGCCGTTGAACATCGCCGCGATCCACCGCGCGGGTACCCTGGCGCCAATCGTGTTCCTGCATGGCTTTGGCTCGACCAAGGAAGATTACGCCGACATCGTCCAGCAACCTGCCTTCGACGGTCATCCATTTTTGGCTTATGACGCCCCGGGTTGCGGTGAGAGCCATTGCGATGACCTGTCGAAGATCTCCATCCCGTTCCTGCTGCAAACCGCCTTGCAGGTGCTCGAGCATTTCAACATCGAGCGCTTCCATCTGGTAGGCCACTCCATGGGCGGGCTTACCGCGCTGATGTTGGCGCACCAGTTCCCGGGCCGGGTGCTGAGCTTTGTCGATATCGAAGGCAATATCGCCCCGGAAGACTGCTTTCTCAGCCGGCAGATCGTCGACTACCCGGCGGACGATCCCGAGGCGTTTTTCAGCGCCTTTATCGAGCGCACCCGGCAGGCACCGGCCTACGCCAGCGCGCTGTATTCGGCGAGCCTGCGGCACAAGGTGCGTGCCGGGGCCGTGCGGGGGATCTTCCAGTCGATGGTCGAACTGTCGGATAACGCCGACTTGATGGGCAAGTTCCTCGGCCTGGAATGCCCGCGCATGTTCATGTACGGCGAGCAGAATGCCCATTTGTCGTACCTGGCGCATATCCAGGCGCAAGGCGTGCGGTTGGCGCCGATTGCCCGGTGCGGGCACTTCCCGATGTACTCCAACCCGATCGCGATGTGGCAGCAGATTGCGGACTTTCAACACGGCTGA
- a CDS encoding VOC family protein, translating to MLSKNTVCLWYDGSALDAANFYARTFPDSAVTAVHHAPGDYPAGKQGDVLTVEFTVMGIPCLGLNGGSGVQHNEAFSFQVATDDQAETDRLWHAIVSHGGQENVCGWCQDKWGVRWQITPRVLSAAITHPDPAAAKRAFDAMMGMTRIDIAGIEAALKG from the coding sequence ATGCTCAGCAAAAACACGGTGTGCCTTTGGTACGACGGCAGTGCACTGGACGCTGCCAACTTCTACGCCAGGACCTTCCCGGACAGCGCAGTGACCGCGGTCCATCACGCCCCCGGGGATTATCCGGCGGGCAAACAGGGCGATGTGTTGACCGTGGAATTCACCGTCATGGGTATTCCTTGCCTGGGGCTGAACGGAGGCTCCGGCGTGCAGCACAACGAGGCGTTTTCGTTCCAGGTGGCCACCGACGACCAGGCGGAAACCGACCGCTTGTGGCACGCGATTGTCAGCCATGGCGGCCAGGAAAACGTCTGCGGCTGGTGCCAGGATAAATGGGGGGTGAGATGGCAGATTACCCCGCGTGTACTGAGCGCGGCGATCACCCACCCCGACCCGGCAGCGGCCAAGCGGGCGTTTGACGCGATGATGGGGATGACCAGGATTGATATTGCGGGGATTGAGGCGGCGCTCAAAGGTTGA
- the argC gene encoding N-acetyl-gamma-glutamyl-phosphate reductase, whose product MANPLVFIDGDQGTTGLQIHQRLRDRTDLQLITLSPEHRKDPQQRAEMINACDIAILCLPDDAARDAVASIHNPAVRVIDASSAHRTHPDWTYGFAEMNPQQAQRIATAQRVSNPGCYPTGAIGLLRPLLEAGLLPGDYPTTIHAVSGYSGKGRAGVQEHEGADASQAPAFLVYGLGLAHKHVPEIQQQSGLTERPTFVPAYGAFRQGIVLTIPLQLRLLAPGVNGSRLHDCLTQHYRDTNHVQVLSMQAAKELTYLDPQALNGTDDVRLIVCENHETGQVLLAAIFDNLGKGAAGAAVQNLDLMIKPRP is encoded by the coding sequence ATGGCAAATCCTCTTGTATTCATCGACGGCGACCAAGGCACCACCGGGCTACAGATCCATCAACGCCTGCGCGACCGCACCGATCTGCAACTGATCACCCTCAGCCCTGAACACCGCAAGGACCCGCAGCAGCGCGCCGAGATGATCAACGCCTGCGATATCGCGATTCTCTGCCTGCCCGACGACGCCGCACGGGACGCCGTCGCCAGCATCCACAATCCGGCCGTGCGGGTGATCGACGCGAGTTCGGCACACCGCACTCATCCCGACTGGACCTACGGTTTCGCCGAGATGAACCCGCAACAGGCGCAACGCATTGCCACGGCGCAGCGGGTGAGCAATCCCGGTTGCTATCCCACCGGCGCGATTGGTTTGTTGCGCCCGTTGCTTGAGGCCGGGCTGCTGCCCGGGGACTACCCGACGACCATTCATGCCGTCTCGGGCTATTCCGGCAAGGGCCGCGCCGGGGTGCAGGAGCATGAGGGCGCCGACGCCTCACAGGCGCCCGCGTTCCTGGTGTATGGGCTGGGGCTGGCACACAAGCATGTGCCGGAGATTCAGCAGCAAAGCGGGCTGACGGAAAGGCCGACCTTTGTGCCGGCCTACGGGGCTTTTCGCCAGGGGATCGTATTGACCATCCCCCTGCAACTTCGGTTATTGGCGCCGGGTGTGAATGGCTCGCGGTTGCATGACTGTTTGACTCAGCACTACCGCGATACGAATCACGTCCAGGTGCTGTCGATGCAGGCCGCCAAGGAGCTGACCTACCTTGACCCTCAAGCGCTGAACGGCACGGACGATGTGCGCCTGATCGTGTGTGAAAACCACGAGACGGGCCAGGTCCTGCTGGCGGCGATATTCGACAACCTCGGCAAGGGCGCCGCAGGTGCCGCCGTGCAGAACCTGGATTTGATGATCAAGCCGAGACCGTAG
- a CDS encoding LysE family translocator — translation MDLATLTLFLPACFALNMAPGPNNLLSVSNSTRYGYRTSCLAGVGRLLAFAGMIALASAGLAVVLQTSELLFYGIKILGAAYLFYLAYQLWRSNPHAEAESTAPKAGLWALARQEFLVAAGNPKAILIFTAFLPQFVDPAHPITPQFALLGAMFLALEWFAISAYAYMGLHMRRWFAQPRGKRIFNRCCAGLLSAAATVLLMARRA, via the coding sequence ATGGACCTCGCCACCCTCACCCTCTTCCTCCCGGCCTGCTTCGCCCTGAACATGGCGCCAGGCCCGAACAACCTGCTGTCCGTGAGCAACTCCACCCGCTACGGCTACCGCACTTCGTGCCTGGCAGGCGTCGGGCGACTGCTGGCCTTTGCCGGGATGATCGCCCTCGCGTCCGCCGGGCTGGCGGTGGTGCTGCAAACCTCGGAGTTGTTGTTCTACGGGATCAAGATCCTGGGGGCGGCGTATCTATTTTATCTGGCGTATCAACTGTGGCGGTCCAATCCGCACGCGGAGGCTGAGTCGACGGCGCCCAAGGCGGGCTTGTGGGCCTTGGCGCGACAGGAGTTCCTGGTGGCCGCCGGCAATCCCAAGGCAATCCTGATTTTTACCGCCTTCCTGCCGCAATTCGTCGACCCGGCACATCCGATCACGCCGCAATTTGCCCTGCTGGGAGCGATGTTCCTGGCGCTGGAATGGTTCGCCATCAGCGCCTACGCCTATATGGGTTTGCATATGCGCCGCTGGTTCGCGCAGCCTCGGGGCAAGCGGATTTTCAACCGCTGCTGTGCGGGGTTGTTGTCGGCCGCCGCGACGGTATTGCTGATGGCGCGCAGGGCCTGA